Proteins from one Candidatus Eisenbacteria bacterium genomic window:
- a CDS encoding XTP/dITP diphosphatase: protein MRIVLATANRDKVRELRHALEGLAVEILTRDDFPGVPDVTEDGRTLEENALKKARALCAATGLVAVGDDTGLEVAALGGAPGVYSSRFAGAGATYAENVQKLLREMDGVPMERRGARFRCVIALIEPSGAEILVDGTCDGTILTGPRGDGGFGYDPIFSVPPEGRTFAEMTMEEKDRISHRGRAMASMRRLLAERFLLG, encoded by the coding sequence ATGAGGATCGTCCTGGCGACCGCCAACAGGGACAAGGTGCGCGAGCTGCGCCACGCGCTGGAGGGGCTCGCTGTCGAGATCCTGACGCGCGACGACTTCCCGGGGGTCCCGGATGTGACGGAGGACGGCCGCACGCTCGAGGAGAACGCCCTCAAGAAGGCTCGCGCTCTCTGCGCGGCGACAGGGTTGGTTGCCGTGGGAGATGACACGGGGCTCGAGGTGGCGGCCCTCGGCGGCGCGCCGGGGGTCTACAGCAGCCGGTTCGCCGGCGCAGGCGCCACCTACGCGGAGAATGTCCAGAAGCTCCTGCGGGAGATGGACGGGGTGCCGATGGAGCGGCGCGGAGCGCGATTCCGCTGCGTGATCGCCCTCATCGAGCCGAGCGGGGCGGAGATTCTCGTCGATGGAACCTGCGACGGGACGATCCTGACCGGGCCGCGCGGCGATGGGGGTTTCGGCTACGATCCGATCTTCTCGGTTCCGCCCGAGGGTCGAACCTTCGCCGAGATGACGATGGAGGAGAAGGACAGGATCAGCCACCGCGGGCGGGCGATGGCATCCATGAGGAGGCTTCTCGCGGAACGCTTCCTGCTTGGCTAG
- a CDS encoding type II toxin-antitoxin system PemK/MazF family toxin, which yields MARVLRGEIRLADLNPVRGHEQAGQRPVLVLSHDVFNERSGTVIAVALTSQPQRAGFPLTLELRARTLPKRSWVKISQIRTLSVERIGRRVGRAAPEEVAQVVEGLHEIIGA from the coding sequence GTGGCCCGAGTACTGAGAGGCGAGATCCGGCTGGCAGATCTGAATCCCGTTCGCGGGCACGAGCAGGCCGGCCAGCGACCCGTGCTCGTCCTAAGTCATGACGTCTTCAACGAGCGCTCCGGCACCGTCATCGCCGTCGCCCTCACGAGTCAACCGCAGAGAGCGGGCTTCCCGCTCACTCTAGAGCTGAGGGCGAGGACTCTTCCCAAGCGATCCTGGGTGAAGATCAGCCAGATTCGAACCCTTTCGGTGGAGCGGATCGGGAGGCGAGTCGGTCGCGCCGCGCCGGAGGAAGTCGCTCAGGTGGTCGAGGGCCTCCACGAGATCATCGGGGCCTGA
- a CDS encoding lamin tail domain-containing protein — protein sequence MRFVLLVLFGCVALGGYAGPASCGPVLNEVMADPARDWDGSGAYNYRDDEWVEIYNPGPGTLTLDGYLIGDGDGSPLYGFTGTLAAGGHRVVYGSAAVVYQQAHGLGVYGLRLGNDGDTVTLLQVVGSDTLLIDSRSYNTYEAEDDRSSGRSPDGSSTWEIFDSLNPYGGSTPPLGNGLPPTPGQANGAPAVAAVSTTWGHVRAIYR from the coding sequence ATGCGATTCGTCTTGCTTGTCCTGTTCGGGTGCGTCGCCTTGGGTGGGTATGCCGGTCCGGCGAGCTGCGGTCCGGTCCTGAACGAGGTGATGGCGGATCCCGCGCGGGACTGGGATGGCAGTGGAGCCTACAACTACCGCGATGACGAGTGGGTCGAGATCTACAACCCCGGTCCCGGCACGCTCACGCTCGACGGATACCTGATCGGCGACGGAGACGGGTCGCCGCTCTACGGGTTCACGGGGACTCTGGCCGCGGGAGGGCACCGCGTCGTGTACGGAAGCGCCGCGGTGGTCTATCAGCAGGCGCACGGACTGGGCGTCTACGGCCTACGACTGGGGAACGACGGCGACACAGTCACGCTCTTGCAGGTCGTCGGGTCCGACACGCTGCTCATCGACAGCCGCTCGTACAACACGTACGAGGCCGAGGATGACCGATCCTCCGGCCGCTCTCCCGACGGGTCTTCGACCTGGGAGATCTTCGACTCTCTCAACCCGTACGGCGGCAGCACCCCGCCGCTCGGAAACGGCCTCCCGCCGACGCCGGGGCAGGCCAACGGGGCCCCCGCCGTGGCGGCCGTCAGCACGACCTGGGGTCACGTGAGGGCGATCTACAGGTAG
- a CDS encoding glutamate racemase, whose amino-acid sequence MAASRDRGEPRDQRDLPIGVFDSGIGGLTVVREILRQLPGENVVYFGDSARVPYGGKSPETVTRFSIENTHFLARRGIKFLVVACNTASALALPVLQRRFDLPMIGVIDPGAREAVQRTRNGKIGVIGTTGTVGSRAYDRAIAEIAPDCSVEAAACPLFVPLAEEGWTEGEIPLGIARTYLDPLRGSGVDTVILGCTHYPLLRGVIADALGAEILLIDTAEVTVAEVRRRLEERGLLRPPGAGDGERHFFLSDVPVRFREIGGRFLGEPIDDLAWIEQSDIPWYER is encoded by the coding sequence ATGGCCGCTTCACGGGACAGAGGGGAACCGCGCGATCAGCGGGATCTGCCGATCGGCGTCTTCGATTCGGGGATCGGCGGGCTCACGGTGGTGCGGGAGATCCTCCGCCAGCTGCCCGGCGAGAACGTGGTCTACTTCGGGGACTCCGCGCGCGTCCCCTACGGCGGCAAGTCGCCCGAGACGGTGACCCGCTTCTCGATCGAGAACACCCACTTCCTCGCGCGGCGCGGCATCAAGTTCCTGGTCGTCGCCTGCAACACGGCGAGCGCGCTGGCCCTGCCCGTCCTGCAGCGGAGGTTCGATCTGCCGATGATCGGCGTGATCGATCCGGGCGCGCGGGAGGCCGTCCAGAGGACGCGGAACGGGAAGATCGGCGTGATCGGGACGACGGGAACCGTCGGCTCGCGCGCCTATGACCGGGCGATCGCCGAGATCGCGCCCGACTGCTCCGTCGAGGCCGCGGCCTGCCCGCTCTTCGTTCCCCTCGCCGAGGAGGGCTGGACGGAAGGGGAGATCCCCCTGGGCATCGCGAGGACCTACCTCGATCCCCTGCGCGGAAGCGGCGTCGACACGGTGATCCTGGGCTGCACGCACTACCCGCTTCTGCGGGGTGTGATCGCCGATGCGCTCGGCGCGGAGATCCTCCTGATCGATACGGCCGAGGTGACCGTGGCGGAGGTTCGCCGCCGGCTCGAGGAGCGGGGGCTCCTGCGTCCCCCGGGCGCTGGGGACGGCGAGCGGCATTTCTTCCTGAGCGATGTCCCCGTGCGTTTCCGCGAGATCGGCGGCAGGTTCCTCGGCGAGCCGATCGACGACCTCGCATGGATCGAGCAGTCGGACATCCCATGGTACGAGAGGTGA
- the smpB gene encoding SsrA-binding protein SmpB — MPAPRAGVTPEGIQKVVQNRRARHDYFILESIEAGIELRGTEVKSIRAGKVNLGDAYAQVIGDEAWLLQMHVSPYEQGNRFNHDPLRKRKLLLHRRQILRLRQHTQEKGLTLIPLSLYFKGRHLKIELGLAKGKRYHDRREDVARRDAQREIDRAMRGDRER, encoded by the coding sequence ATGCCCGCCCCACGCGCCGGCGTGACGCCGGAGGGGATCCAGAAGGTCGTGCAGAATCGGCGGGCCCGGCACGACTACTTCATCCTCGAGTCGATCGAGGCGGGAATCGAGCTGCGGGGCACCGAAGTCAAGAGCATCAGGGCGGGGAAGGTGAACCTTGGGGACGCCTACGCGCAGGTCATCGGGGACGAGGCGTGGCTGCTGCAGATGCATGTCAGCCCATACGAGCAGGGGAATCGATTCAACCACGACCCCCTGCGCAAGCGAAAGCTCCTCCTCCACCGCCGTCAGATCCTCCGCCTGCGCCAGCACACGCAGGAGAAGGGGCTGACTTTGATCCCGCTCTCCCTCTACTTCAAGGGCCGGCACCTGAAGATCGAGCTGGGGCTCGCGAAGGGCAAGCGCTACCACGACCGGCGCGAGGATGTCGCGCGCCGGGACGCGCAGAGGGAGATCGACCGCGCGATGCGGGGGGACCGTGAGAGGTAG
- a CDS encoding GerMN domain-containing protein has translation MGRRPAPPLERDASSVRGRIGAARGDDRLSPRVASRARCGRARAPSLPLARGIDDARGARLSRPHQRPDLPREAPRSHEAGRVRPLDRLWDLRGPHARDLRGGPSVRRLGWILALALVVAGGLLLVRGLARLIQQPQEVEARGVPPGSPLRAVRLYFGATDHVGLVSEERVILDPGSVETLAAAVATEVLAGPTDGVTGFSSATAVRAFYLTPDGTGYLDLSQDVLRRWPRGDGLEWVSVGSLVRSIAENVPAVRAVQILVEGRVVERTPGSIPLDLPLVPEAFGTTGEVLP, from the coding sequence ATCGGCCGCCGCCCGGCTCCTCCTCTGGAGCGAGACGCCTCTTCTGTCCGCGGGCGCATCGGAGCAGCTCGCGGCGACGATCGCCTCTCACCTCGAGTCGCTTCTCGCGCCCGATGTGGTCGTGCGCGGGCGCCGTCCCTCCCGCTGGCTCGAGGGATTGACGATGCCCGCGGTGCTCGTCTATCCCGCCCTCACCAACGACCCGATCTCCCTCGAGAGGCTCCTCGATCCCATGAAGCGGGCCGAGTTCGCCCGCTCGATCGCCTTTGGGATCTCCGAGGCCCTCACGCTCGGGACCTACGAGGAGGTCCGTCTGTGAGGCGGCTGGGCTGGATCCTCGCGCTGGCTCTTGTCGTGGCCGGCGGCCTTCTGCTCGTGCGTGGGCTCGCCCGCCTCATCCAGCAGCCGCAGGAGGTCGAGGCGCGCGGCGTCCCGCCCGGCTCTCCGCTGCGAGCCGTGCGACTCTACTTCGGGGCGACCGACCATGTGGGGCTCGTCTCGGAGGAGAGGGTCATCCTCGATCCCGGGAGCGTCGAGACGCTCGCCGCGGCCGTAGCGACCGAGGTCCTGGCGGGCCCGACGGACGGAGTGACCGGTTTCTCTTCAGCGACGGCCGTCCGCGCCTTCTACCTCACTCCCGACGGCACCGGCTACCTCGATCTTTCGCAGGATGTCCTGAGGCGGTGGCCGCGCGGCGACGGTCTCGAGTGGGTGAGCGTGGGATCGCTCGTCCGCTCGATCGCCGAGAACGTCCCGGCGGTGCGCGCGGTGCAGATTCTCGTCGAGGGGCGGGTGGTGGAGCGCACCCCGGGCTCGATCCCCCTCGATCTTCCGCTCGTCCCCGAGGCGTTCGGAACGACGGGCGAGGTGCTACCGTAG
- a CDS encoding tetratricopeptide repeat protein, whose translation MKKIETDAEEWVKLDQLIAEITVHAQGDDEQFQAFRQMLAARISLPSDGFVIGEPVSVVGFEYDGNQRRGLTVRCRRHDGSEHVVVASEVILPASTGGARYLDAYRMWMGLDPSPRDVATPPFRKRQHKVKAADIDLGGPVELVVLSVAQNAARCRLLGSDRVITLRPSRRLWDLVPGEIAVVSPRRQWSYAGHPYLSGEIDSTRLDAAALGLVPLKLEDQGAWTPGEDYWGEEDEPIEDWAKPIIAHGPRRAFEMEQVVPGRDEHDFDSDPICESNDLKDAGDHVAAHKILMGLCWADLRCLDAHAHLGNLVFGHGLGEAIRHYEVGFRIGELSLGPNFDDLLPWGHIDNRPFLRCMHGFGLCLWRLGRFEEAARIFDRMLWLNPSDNQGVRFLIDDVGRKRAWEGREGR comes from the coding sequence ATGAAGAAGATCGAAACCGATGCCGAGGAATGGGTCAAACTGGATCAGCTCATTGCGGAGATCACGGTCCATGCGCAGGGCGACGACGAGCAGTTCCAGGCGTTTCGGCAGATGCTCGCAGCCCGAATCAGTCTGCCGTCCGACGGGTTCGTCATCGGTGAACCTGTCTCGGTCGTGGGGTTCGAATACGATGGAAACCAGCGGCGCGGGTTGACGGTGCGGTGCCGGCGCCATGACGGCTCCGAGCATGTCGTGGTGGCATCTGAAGTCATACTTCCCGCAAGCACGGGCGGGGCTCGCTACCTTGACGCTTACCGGATGTGGATGGGCCTCGATCCGTCGCCTCGCGACGTCGCAACTCCGCCCTTCCGCAAGCGCCAGCACAAGGTCAAGGCGGCCGACATCGACCTCGGCGGTCCCGTCGAGCTTGTCGTGCTGTCCGTCGCGCAGAACGCGGCGCGTTGCAGGCTCCTGGGCAGCGATCGGGTCATCACGCTGCGCCCGAGTCGTCGCCTCTGGGATCTCGTTCCCGGCGAAATCGCGGTGGTGAGTCCGCGCAGACAGTGGAGCTACGCCGGTCACCCCTACCTGTCCGGCGAGATCGATTCAACGCGACTCGACGCCGCTGCGCTGGGCCTCGTGCCGCTGAAGCTAGAAGACCAGGGCGCCTGGACTCCTGGCGAGGACTACTGGGGTGAGGAGGATGAGCCGATCGAGGACTGGGCCAAGCCGATCATCGCCCATGGCCCCAGGCGAGCATTCGAGATGGAACAGGTGGTGCCGGGGAGAGACGAGCACGATTTCGACTCCGACCCGATCTGCGAGTCCAACGACCTCAAGGATGCTGGTGATCATGTAGCCGCGCACAAGATCCTCATGGGGCTCTGCTGGGCGGATCTCCGTTGTCTGGATGCCCATGCACATCTCGGCAACCTGGTCTTCGGCCATGGGCTGGGGGAAGCGATTCGTCACTACGAGGTCGGGTTTCGGATCGGCGAGCTGTCGCTGGGCCCGAACTTCGATGACCTCCTGCCCTGGGGACATATCGACAACCGACCGTTCCTACGTTGCATGCACGGCTTCGGCCTCTGCCTGTGGCGCCTTGGCCGATTCGAGGAAGCCGCGCGTATCTTCGACCGGATGCTCTGGCTCAACCCGTCGGACAACCAGGGCGTGCGCTTCCTAATCGACGACGTGGGGAGAAAGAGGGCCTGGGAAGGCCGGGAAGGGAGGTGA
- a CDS encoding ribonuclease PH, with product MATPRRGGNPGSELGAGREGAGARADGRGTLRMRPIRILRGVLAHAEGSALIRIGRTQVLCAASVEERVPVWLRGRGQGWLTAEYGMLPCSVPNRAQRGKTSGRSFEIQRLIGRSLRAVTDLSVLGDRTITIDCDVIEADGGTRVASITAGWIALHDCVERLREKGLLKKDPLKDRVAAVSVGLVDGAGILDLSHSEDSRAQVDLNVVGTAGGLLVEVQGAAEGDPFREEDLRMLVRIGRRGLAAMLRAQEKALARPPSPGVDLVKAP from the coding sequence ATGGCTACGCCGAGACGGGGCGGGAACCCAGGAAGCGAGCTCGGGGCCGGACGCGAAGGCGCCGGCGCGCGCGCGGACGGTCGCGGAACGCTGCGGATGAGGCCGATCCGCATCCTGCGCGGCGTCCTGGCGCACGCGGAGGGTTCGGCTCTCATCCGCATCGGCAGGACGCAGGTCCTCTGCGCGGCCAGTGTGGAGGAGAGGGTCCCGGTCTGGCTGCGAGGCCGCGGGCAGGGGTGGCTCACGGCGGAGTACGGCATGCTCCCCTGCTCGGTTCCCAACCGGGCGCAGCGGGGAAAGACCTCCGGACGCTCGTTCGAGATCCAGAGGCTGATCGGAAGGAGCCTGCGGGCGGTGACCGACCTCTCCGTCCTCGGGGATCGCACGATCACGATCGACTGCGACGTGATCGAGGCCGACGGCGGGACCCGTGTCGCCTCGATCACGGCGGGATGGATCGCCCTCCACGATTGCGTCGAGCGGCTCCGCGAGAAGGGGCTTCTCAAGAAGGATCCCCTCAAGGACCGCGTGGCGGCCGTCAGCGTGGGGCTCGTCGACGGCGCGGGGATCCTCGATCTCTCCCACTCCGAGGACTCGCGCGCCCAGGTCGATCTCAACGTCGTCGGCACGGCCGGGGGGCTCCTGGTCGAGGTCCAGGGGGCCGCGGAGGGGGATCCGTTCCGGGAGGAGGATCTGCGGATGTTGGTGCGGATCGGCCGGCGCGGCCTGGCGGCGATGCTCCGCGCCCAGGAGAAGGCCCTGGCTCGCCCGCCCTCGCCCGGCGTCGACCTGGTCAAGGCGCCATGA
- a CDS encoding single-stranded DNA-binding protein, which produces MGSLNKVMLIGNLGADPEIRRTQSGQVVATLRLATNERWGDRDGNQQERTEWHRVIAWGRLAEVSEQYLRKGRQVYVEGRLQTRQWQDQEGKTRYSTEVVAQNLQMLGSRGAGGEPDMERDRGAMPAGVSRTAVPEGQPEYDDSGPVGQGDDSDLPF; this is translated from the coding sequence ATGGGAAGTCTGAACAAGGTCATGCTGATCGGGAACCTCGGGGCCGATCCTGAGATCCGCCGCACCCAGTCGGGGCAGGTCGTCGCCACCCTGCGCCTCGCCACGAACGAGAGATGGGGCGACCGCGACGGGAACCAGCAGGAGCGGACCGAATGGCACCGCGTCATCGCCTGGGGCCGGCTTGCGGAGGTCTCAGAGCAGTATCTGCGGAAGGGGCGCCAGGTCTACGTCGAGGGACGCCTGCAGACGCGCCAGTGGCAGGATCAGGAGGGGAAGACCCGCTATTCGACGGAGGTGGTCGCGCAGAACCTCCAGATGCTGGGATCCCGGGGCGCCGGAGGCGAGCCCGACATGGAAAGGGATCGGGGAGCGATGCCGGCCGGGGTGTCGCGGACGGCCGTTCCCGAGGGGCAGCCCGAGTACGACGATTCCGGCCCTGTCGGCCAGGGGGACGACAGCGACCTTCCGTTCTGA
- a CDS encoding ribbon-helix-helix protein, CopG family codes for MARSKVAISIDEITLERLDRLVERSVFPSRSQAIQIAVEEKLERLERCRLARECSRLDPKFERALAEEGMSEDLSEWPEY; via the coding sequence ATGGCGCGATCCAAGGTGGCGATATCGATCGACGAGATCACGTTGGAGCGGCTCGACCGCCTGGTCGAGCGCTCCGTCTTCCCCAGTCGCAGTCAGGCGATCCAGATCGCGGTGGAAGAGAAGCTGGAACGGCTCGAGAGATGCCGGCTCGCGCGCGAGTGCTCCAGGCTCGACCCGAAGTTCGAGAGGGCCCTGGCGGAGGAGGGGATGAGCGAGGATCTATCCGAGTGGCCCGAGTACTGA
- a CDS encoding aldo/keto reductase, which translates to MDYTRLGRTGLRVSRLCLGTMNFGPHATDAESFAIMDRALELGINFFDTANVYGWRKGEGVTEQIIGRWLDQQGGRRERIVLATKVYGSMGDGPNDRRLSAYHIRSACDESLRRLKTDRIDLYQMHHVDRDTPWEEIWEAMEGLVRAGKVLYAGSSNFAGWNIAQAQGIAASRRFLGLVSEQSLYNLKDRMIELEVIPSCRAHGLGLIPWSPLAGGLLAGAPAHARDGRRASEGVLKSAQKNGPQLEAYEALCREIGERPADVALAWLLRNPAVTAPIIGPRTMEQLNGSLRALALSLPEDAVKRLEEIWPGPGGEAPEAYAW; encoded by the coding sequence ATGGACTACACGCGTCTGGGTAGGACCGGCCTCAGAGTGAGCAGGCTCTGCCTCGGGACGATGAACTTCGGCCCTCACGCGACCGACGCGGAGAGCTTCGCGATCATGGACAGGGCCCTCGAGCTCGGGATCAACTTCTTCGACACCGCCAATGTGTACGGATGGCGCAAGGGGGAAGGGGTCACCGAGCAGATCATCGGCCGCTGGCTCGATCAGCAGGGGGGGCGGCGCGAGAGGATCGTCCTCGCCACCAAGGTCTACGGCTCGATGGGGGATGGGCCGAATGATCGCCGGCTCTCGGCCTACCACATCCGGAGCGCCTGCGACGAGAGCCTCCGCAGACTCAAGACCGATCGGATCGACCTCTATCAGATGCACCATGTCGATCGCGATACGCCGTGGGAGGAGATCTGGGAGGCGATGGAAGGGCTCGTGCGGGCCGGGAAGGTCCTCTATGCCGGAAGCAGCAACTTCGCCGGGTGGAACATCGCCCAGGCTCAGGGGATTGCCGCCTCCCGCCGTTTCCTGGGGCTTGTCTCGGAGCAGAGCCTCTACAACCTGAAGGACAGGATGATCGAGCTGGAGGTCATCCCTTCCTGTCGCGCCCACGGCCTCGGCTTGATCCCATGGAGTCCGCTGGCCGGCGGGCTGCTCGCCGGCGCGCCGGCGCACGCCAGGGACGGGCGTCGCGCATCGGAGGGCGTCCTCAAGAGCGCGCAGAAGAACGGGCCGCAGCTCGAAGCATATGAAGCCCTCTGCCGCGAGATCGGAGAGCGGCCGGCAGATGTGGCCCTTGCCTGGCTCCTGCGCAACCCCGCGGTGACCGCCCCCATCATCGGTCCCCGAACGATGGAGCAACTGAACGGGAGCCTGCGCGCATTGGCCCTGTCCCTTCCGGAGGATGCCGTCAAGCGCCTGGAGGAGATCTGGCCGGGCCCGGGCGGCGAGGCCCCCGAGGCATACGCATGGTGA